In Candidatus Afararchaeum irisae, a single window of DNA contains:
- a CDS encoding RsmB/NOP family class I SAM-dependent RNA methyltransferase yields the protein MAMERYSEIIPEFDEFLDYLEKPLPKTARVNTVKSDVEETREALEEAGVSTEVFDWYSKGLRLDIPDGVSIGNTLPHFLGWIHVHEEVSMIPSAVLDPDEDDHVLDICAAPGSKTTQIAAAVEEGSVTANDDNIGRIAALRNNTDRLGLTNVSVTNYDGRRMPGRDVFDSAVVDVPCSSEGTARKYPQHREGASLDRIRSLQGVQKGILSRTVDLVKPGGTVVYSTCTFAPEENEAVLDHVLGQKDVEVVDFSLGLNSEKGLTEWKGEGFDPSVERARRFYPHANDTGGFFVSKLKVK from the coding sequence ATGGCTATGGAACGTTACTCCGAGATAATACCGGAGTTCGATGAGTTTCTCGATTACCTCGAAAAGCCACTTCCGAAGACAGCGAGGGTCAACACCGTCAAGTCAGACGTCGAAGAGACCCGAGAAGCTCTGGAGGAAGCAGGTGTCAGCACAGAGGTCTTCGACTGGTACTCGAAGGGACTACGTCTCGACATACCCGACGGCGTAAGCATAGGCAATACTCTCCCTCATTTCCTCGGCTGGATACACGTACACGAGGAGGTCAGCATGATCCCTTCGGCTGTTCTCGACCCCGACGAAGACGACCACGTCCTCGATATCTGTGCCGCGCCGGGGAGTAAGACTACACAGATAGCCGCGGCTGTCGAAGAAGGCTCCGTTACGGCGAACGACGACAACATAGGCAGGATAGCCGCGCTGAGGAACAACACCGACAGGCTCGGTCTCACCAACGTCTCCGTGACCAACTACGACGGCAGGAGGATGCCGGGGAGAGACGTCTTCGACTCAGCCGTCGTGGACGTACCTTGCTCGTCGGAGGGAACCGCACGTAAGTATCCTCAGCACAGAGAGGGTGCGAGTCTCGACCGGATTAGGAGTCTGCAGGGCGTCCAAAAAGGGATTCTGTCACGCACCGTCGATCTCGTGAAGCCAGGGGGTACAGTCGTCTACTCAACGTGTACATTCGCTCCCGAGGAGAACGAGGCGGTTCTCGACCACGTCCTCGGTCAGAAAGACGTCGAAGTCGTCGATTTCTCTTTGGGACTTAACTCCGAAAAGGGTCTGACCGAATGGAAAGGTGAGGGCTTCGATCCTTCTGTCGAGAGAGCGAGACGTTTCTACCCCCACGCCAACGACACAGGGGGCTTCTTCGTCTCAAAGCTCAAAGTGAAGTAG
- a CDS encoding shikimate dehydrogenase, which produces MDIYGIIGNPVEHSLSPPMHEAAYDEMGYDARYCKFPVEDGDVETAVKGAEALGIKGLNVTIPHKQAVAELDAVENDPTAEKMAAVNTLDLEEMKGYNTDGVGAIRALEHHGVEVDGAEVVVVGAGGAARAVCFALSERNSRIRIVNRTPEKARDLADELGGSGSAEGYSLDALKDTVSDADILINATSVGMEEDETPVPAEYLDSDLVVFDVVYSPLETRLLRDAKEVGAKTVDGAWMLVFQGVEAFEIWTGKKPPVDVMNTAVRRRLKDD; this is translated from the coding sequence ATGGATATCTACGGAATAATAGGCAATCCCGTAGAGCACTCGCTCTCACCCCCTATGCACGAGGCGGCTTACGACGAGATGGGATACGACGCGCGTTACTGTAAGTTCCCCGTCGAAGACGGAGACGTCGAGACCGCCGTCAAGGGAGCCGAGGCTCTCGGAATAAAGGGTCTCAACGTCACGATACCACACAAGCAGGCTGTCGCCGAACTCGACGCAGTCGAGAACGATCCTACGGCGGAGAAGATGGCTGCGGTCAACACTCTCGACCTCGAAGAGATGAAGGGCTACAACACCGACGGCGTCGGCGCGATCAGAGCACTCGAACACCATGGCGTCGAAGTAGACGGTGCCGAAGTCGTAGTTGTCGGAGCCGGGGGAGCGGCACGTGCTGTCTGTTTCGCGCTCTCGGAACGCAACAGTCGGATAAGAATCGTCAACAGAACCCCGGAGAAGGCACGTGACCTCGCCGACGAACTCGGTGGATCAGGGTCAGCGGAGGGCTACTCGCTCGATGCCCTCAAGGATACCGTCTCAGACGCCGACATACTTATAAACGCGACGAGCGTCGGAATGGAGGAGGACGAGACTCCCGTACCCGCGGAGTACCTCGACTCGGATCTCGTCGTCTTCGACGTCGTATACAGCCCTCTTGAGACACGTCTTCTGAGGGACGCGAAGGAGGTAGGAGCCAAGACAGTAGACGGAGCCTGGATGCTCGTCTTCCAGGGCGTCGAGGCGTTCGAGATCTGGACGGGGAAGAAGCCGCCCGTCGATGTCATGAACACAGCCGTGAGAAGGAGGCTGAAGGATGACTGA
- a CDS encoding DUF2892 domain-containing protein, producing MNQTQFVRRIAGVVILAGFLLGWFVNDYFYLIDAFAGLNLLQSSFTGFCPPEKIYARLFD from the coding sequence ATGAATCAGACACAGTTCGTCAGACGTATAGCAGGCGTCGTCATACTTGCGGGATTCCTACTCGGCTGGTTCGTGAACGACTACTTCTACCTCATAGATGCCTTCGCGGGTCTCAACCTTCTCCAGAGCTCTTTCACGGGTTTCTGTCCTCCTGAGAAGATATACGCAAGGCTGTTCGACTAA
- a CDS encoding Rrf2 family transcriptional regulator, translated as MAEIDLSSSQKQILSALVNLFREKEDVVKGEEIAEMVGRNPGTIRNQMQSLKALQLVEGIPGPKGGYKPTANAYESLDMELMEEEAAVPLLKNGEPVDSANVAEIDLTSVHHPSLCRAEIHVQGSVHDFHEGDEIEVGPTPISGLVIDGVVDGKDETNNIIICKIDKMTTQEVKGEKKKKN; from the coding sequence ATGGCTGAAATAGACCTTTCGTCGAGTCAGAAGCAGATACTTTCGGCACTAGTCAACCTCTTTCGGGAGAAAGAGGACGTAGTCAAGGGAGAGGAGATTGCCGAGATGGTCGGGAGAAACCCCGGGACGATACGTAACCAGATGCAGTCTTTGAAGGCACTTCAGTTGGTAGAGGGAATCCCGGGACCCAAGGGAGGATACAAGCCGACTGCAAACGCCTACGAGTCGCTCGACATGGAGCTTATGGAGGAGGAGGCTGCTGTACCTCTTCTCAAGAACGGGGAGCCCGTAGACAGCGCCAATGTAGCTGAGATCGATCTCACAAGTGTCCACCATCCCTCGCTCTGCCGCGCCGAGATACACGTACAGGGAAGCGTACACGACTTCCATGAGGGTGACGAGATAGAGGTAGGACCCACACCCATCTCGGGGCTAGTGATAGACGGCGTAGTAGACGGCAAGGACGAGACCAATAACATAATCATCTGTAAAATAGATAAGATGACGACACAGGAAGTCAAGGGTGAGAAGAAGAAAAAGAACTGA
- a CDS encoding ATP-dependent DNA helicase: protein MSQTDPDGDTDTDVYGWENYFPYDEAYDDQKDGIESAVDVARRNGFLLLEGACGTGKTLLSLAAGLSLVRNPSSSYKRVLVLTSVKQQTKQFETDLAEINASLPDSDAVDSVTLVGKSDVCPYSREGIIEDGLYSKCEDLRDETRRRIYSSSRDSETAGGDNVSKAISNAGQIMTQHEARVESAGAPTLETAGVESPYSEEVDDVCPFYARYVADTVDDDAEVLDHDGVLTPKRLVAEGVKKGTCPHSAMGEILDEAEVVVGNYQHAFDPVTVEAFTRDIIDSSTLVVCDEAHTLVNKVREQLSSSVSYTHIERAENEIDDVISMVSDESPRQDSEILHADTDLAGTILDENDVSVSDLRKARTFLRDLRAEIDSVVTSHLDSEIGGWRNVISDLTVTGDEYEYEIPLRSPEKPDEVDEIIRSLDSYDEADWMTVGRVGWVVGGVLDNVYESHDFDSVRAAPVVGNLVQSWYANGTGEYFRQLELSPRDDVWRQPSQDWRQVYKGSLVLRNCIPSEEIRDRLSEFGGGVLMSATLEPIDVFRHEIGFDSEGFDRHVEEKTYGLDFPEENRESLAVRTPKFKHSNRGPRFVDGEPNTQTDPRRACVRTTVDVVSNTPGNVMVGMPSYAEADWMAEVLRDRDDIDAEVLVDESTDDETTQRLKSRFFRGDDKVLVTSVLGTLTEGVDYEGDKLRGIVVCGVPLADTSGDYSEAVETAYGRRFGDDRAYDYAYTVPAVRKVRQAVGRVIRGDDEVGIRLICDERYTEEHLWDSVREYFPEYERDEFKPVSTDMVDLGVKRFWDSHET from the coding sequence ATGAGTCAGACTGACCCCGACGGCGACACTGACACCGACGTGTACGGCTGGGAGAACTACTTCCCGTACGACGAGGCTTACGACGACCAGAAGGACGGAATAGAGTCAGCCGTCGATGTCGCACGTCGGAACGGCTTTCTCCTCTTAGAGGGAGCCTGCGGAACCGGAAAGACGCTCCTGTCTCTTGCCGCGGGTCTGAGTCTCGTGAGGAACCCGTCGTCGAGTTACAAACGTGTACTCGTACTCACGAGCGTCAAACAGCAGACGAAGCAGTTCGAGACCGACCTCGCAGAGATAAACGCGTCTCTTCCCGACTCGGACGCCGTCGACTCGGTGACACTTGTCGGGAAGTCGGACGTCTGTCCCTACTCGCGCGAGGGAATCATCGAAGACGGTCTCTACTCAAAGTGTGAGGATCTGCGTGACGAGACGAGGAGGCGTATCTACTCGTCGTCACGTGACTCCGAGACTGCGGGGGGTGACAACGTCTCGAAGGCTATCTCGAACGCGGGTCAGATAATGACTCAGCACGAGGCGAGGGTCGAGTCGGCGGGTGCTCCGACTCTCGAAACCGCGGGCGTCGAGTCGCCTTACTCGGAGGAAGTAGACGATGTCTGCCCCTTCTACGCTAGGTACGTCGCCGACACGGTCGACGACGACGCCGAGGTACTCGACCACGACGGCGTCCTCACACCCAAGAGACTCGTAGCCGAGGGCGTCAAGAAAGGGACTTGTCCCCACTCGGCGATGGGCGAGATTCTCGACGAAGCCGAGGTTGTCGTGGGTAACTACCAGCACGCCTTCGATCCGGTCACTGTGGAGGCGTTCACCCGAGATATAATCGACTCGTCGACTCTCGTCGTCTGTGACGAGGCTCACACCTTAGTCAACAAGGTACGTGAACAGCTTAGCTCTTCGGTGTCTTACACCCATATCGAGAGAGCCGAAAACGAGATCGACGACGTCATCTCTATGGTCTCAGACGAGAGCCCGAGACAAGACTCGGAGATACTACACGCAGACACCGACCTCGCGGGCACTATACTCGACGAGAACGACGTCTCTGTCTCAGACCTCAGGAAAGCGAGAACCTTCCTCAGAGACTTACGTGCCGAGATAGACTCGGTCGTCACGAGCCATCTCGACTCCGAGATAGGGGGCTGGAGAAACGTCATAAGCGATCTCACGGTCACAGGCGACGAGTATGAGTACGAGATCCCGCTGAGATCGCCCGAGAAGCCCGACGAGGTCGACGAGATAATCCGGTCACTCGACTCTTACGACGAAGCTGACTGGATGACGGTCGGACGTGTCGGCTGGGTCGTCGGTGGTGTCCTCGACAACGTCTACGAGTCACACGACTTCGACTCGGTGAGGGCGGCACCTGTCGTCGGAAACCTCGTCCAGTCGTGGTACGCCAACGGTACGGGAGAGTACTTCCGACAGCTCGAACTCTCGCCCAGAGACGACGTCTGGAGACAGCCGTCACAGGACTGGAGGCAGGTCTACAAGGGCAGCTTAGTTCTCAGAAACTGTATCCCGAGCGAGGAGATAAGAGACCGTCTCTCTGAGTTCGGGGGAGGCGTTCTGATGTCTGCGACACTCGAACCCATCGATGTCTTCCGTCACGAGATAGGCTTCGACTCCGAGGGCTTCGACCGCCACGTCGAGGAGAAGACCTACGGTCTCGACTTCCCCGAGGAGAACCGCGAGAGTCTCGCAGTCCGTACGCCCAAGTTCAAACACTCGAACCGAGGACCGCGTTTCGTCGACGGCGAGCCAAACACCCAGACAGACCCGAGACGCGCTTGTGTGAGGACGACGGTCGACGTAGTCTCGAACACTCCCGGAAACGTCATGGTCGGGATGCCGTCTTACGCTGAGGCGGACTGGATGGCGGAGGTTCTGAGAGACAGAGACGACATCGACGCCGAGGTACTCGTCGACGAGAGCACCGACGACGAGACTACACAGCGTCTCAAGTCGAGATTCTTCAGAGGAGACGACAAGGTTCTCGTCACGAGCGTACTCGGGACACTCACAGAGGGCGTCGACTACGAGGGCGATAAACTCAGAGGCATCGTCGTCTGTGGCGTGCCCCTCGCAGACACGTCGGGCGACTACTCAGAGGCGGTCGAGACGGCATACGGAAGAAGGTTCGGCGACGACAGAGCATACGACTACGCCTACACAGTCCCGGCTGTCAGAAAGGTGCGTCAGGCGGTCGGACGTGTCATAAGAGGCGACGACGAGGTAGGTATACGTCTGATCTGTGACGAGAGATATACGGAGGAGCATCTCTGGGACTCGGTGCGTGAGTACTTCCCCGAGTACGAGAGGGACGAGTTCAAGCCTGTGAGTACCGACATGGTTGATCTCGGTGTTAAGAGGTTCTGGGACTCACATGAAACGTAA
- the queC gene encoding 7-cyano-7-deazaguanine synthase QueC, with translation MAQNVVLLSGGIDSAVTLAEAVAVEEDGGGETVGVHFSYGQLTEEKEIDCARRLTDYYEVDLIEFDLTDVFSEFSEGLTESSTDLSEHIDNEGVATSYVPMRNTVFLSIAAGVAEKKGATSIWYGPNLDDREGYADCRDEYADAMETALSEGTDRADFEVRRPVVEYEKPEIIRRGDQLGVPFEHTWSCYQASDEPCGVCASCEERARGFEEAGVEDPCT, from the coding sequence ATGGCTCAGAACGTCGTCTTACTCTCGGGTGGTATAGACAGTGCTGTAACTCTCGCCGAGGCGGTCGCGGTCGAGGAAGACGGAGGCGGAGAGACCGTCGGAGTCCATTTCTCGTACGGACAGCTTACGGAGGAGAAGGAGATCGACTGCGCACGGCGTCTGACTGACTACTACGAAGTTGACCTCATCGAGTTCGACCTCACCGACGTCTTCTCAGAGTTCTCAGAGGGGCTCACAGAGTCTTCGACAGACCTCTCCGAACACATAGACAACGAGGGTGTCGCGACGTCGTATGTCCCGATGAGAAACACGGTCTTTCTGTCTATAGCCGCTGGAGTCGCAGAGAAGAAAGGTGCGACGAGTATCTGGTACGGTCCCAACTTAGACGACCGCGAGGGATACGCTGACTGCCGAGACGAGTACGCCGACGCTATGGAGACCGCGCTCTCAGAGGGTACTGACAGAGCCGATTTCGAGGTCAGACGTCCCGTCGTCGAGTACGAGAAGCCCGAGATAATACGCAGAGGCGACCAACTCGGCGTGCCTTTCGAGCACACGTGGTCGTGTTACCAGGCGAGCGACGAGCCCTGTGGAGTCTGTGCGTCGTGTGAAGAACGCGCGAGAGGCTTCGAGGAAGCGGGTGTCGAAGACCCATGTACATAA
- a CDS encoding DUF5794 domain-containing protein, producing MSIHVHGVKRAAESLVGGRGRGDGSRLLATVMGLPLIDGVFPAVVLAGGLGSPLGVVQTGLLVLGGAATASVLVSSDDIGASEVLAVGAGVSVVAGIEAALAPTFESLVSRQIFDVFAVATVFTVAVSVATDVLDDVLPKPRTVVAAGLVVSLDPSGFELVVHDPSLVVKGVLAGGVATVFGLCVVAARSRFWGSDSEAGLRLIDARGLRLASGASLASMPLSVYGVVPEAAPITVLAVGVVLAAAPCLVQGGDENRQRMTWF from the coding sequence ATGTCCATCCACGTCCACGGTGTCAAGAGGGCAGCTGAGTCGCTGGTAGGCGGACGCGGACGTGGTGACGGGAGCCGTCTTCTCGCGACGGTGATGGGTCTCCCTCTCATAGACGGGGTCTTCCCCGCAGTCGTCTTAGCCGGGGGACTCGGTAGCCCGCTCGGGGTCGTACAGACAGGTCTCCTCGTCTTAGGCGGAGCCGCGACTGCGAGTGTCCTCGTCTCGTCGGACGACATCGGTGCTAGCGAGGTCTTAGCCGTCGGCGCCGGCGTCTCTGTCGTCGCGGGGATAGAGGCTGCATTAGCCCCGACGTTCGAGAGCCTCGTGTCGAGACAGATCTTCGATGTCTTCGCCGTCGCCACGGTTTTCACGGTCGCCGTCTCGGTAGCCACGGACGTACTCGACGACGTACTCCCGAAGCCACGTACGGTAGTCGCCGCGGGACTTGTCGTCAGCCTCGACCCGTCGGGTTTCGAACTCGTCGTCCACGATCCGTCCCTCGTCGTCAAGGGTGTCTTGGCGGGCGGGGTCGCTACGGTCTTCGGTCTGTGCGTCGTGGCTGCGCGTTCCCGCTTTTGGGGATCGGACTCCGAAGCCGGGTTACGTCTCATCGACGCGCGGGGTCTCAGACTCGCGAGCGGAGCGTCTCTCGCGTCTATGCCGCTTTCGGTCTACGGAGTCGTCCCCGAAGCCGCTCCCATCACCGTCTTAGCTGTCGGAGTCGTCTTAGCCGCAGCCCCGTGTCTCGTCCAAGGTGGTGACGAAAACCGACAACGTATGACATGGTTCTGA
- a CDS encoding M48 family metallopeptidase: protein MATAESVHNPGDVVVTEEPGTDDSVEMYFTKSDSYSVNSSKVERVFRRNGFKPSSVETTEGENYTRVKVETDLGHKTSIWSRRLELSELSFLRTEFETTDTFFLTLSSKTEVDGSTVTFKTSEDQDDKYVIREFSSPVTYGVTTDALLKLVGSLISLVLIPLALSRLYARRVFDSRVSDEDKTHRIRRSIAAFMVILPFLAVILTFETGLMPIAKFGVTSFAPGIMESVNTALGVILAVVIIPILASMASVVVGILPYDKEIRNTSVSKRSAVKKFVIGLSFVLIPVMVWFFVIANFSDLLSSLPAMIISFGVFILGVMALSPYLALVLQDTHDFDDHDLRERLHGFCETQGYSVRGIKLIEGKKQKTANALVAGTVPGFSYVFLTDYLVEEFDEAEMESVLAHEIGHLKKRHLWIKGIAGFVFFAVWITLTMKTDVMSSLEETYGFYGSFLPNFGVITLYILFVQGILSQRLEYAADEYAADVTGTETTVSALEKLAEANTQKKKTGKLYNLLSLHPSIDERVENLR from the coding sequence GTGGCTACAGCCGAATCGGTTCACAATCCGGGAGACGTAGTCGTGACTGAGGAACCGGGAACAGACGACTCCGTCGAGATGTACTTCACCAAGTCAGACAGCTACTCAGTCAACTCCTCGAAAGTGGAGAGGGTTTTCAGAAGAAACGGCTTCAAGCCTTCGTCAGTCGAGACGACAGAGGGGGAAAACTACACTCGGGTTAAAGTTGAGACCGATCTGGGTCACAAGACGAGCATCTGGAGTAGAAGGCTCGAACTCTCGGAGCTTTCGTTTCTGAGGACAGAGTTCGAGACCACAGATACCTTCTTCCTCACGCTGAGTTCGAAGACAGAAGTCGACGGTTCTACTGTGACGTTCAAGACCTCAGAAGACCAGGACGACAAATACGTCATACGGGAATTCTCGTCACCCGTCACGTATGGAGTGACTACGGACGCATTACTCAAACTCGTAGGAAGTCTGATCTCGTTGGTTCTCATACCCCTAGCCTTGTCACGTCTCTATGCCCGGAGAGTCTTCGACTCCAGGGTGTCTGACGAGGACAAAACCCACAGGATCAGGAGGAGCATCGCGGCATTCATGGTTATCCTTCCGTTCTTAGCCGTAATACTCACCTTCGAGACTGGTCTGATGCCGATAGCCAAGTTCGGGGTGACGAGTTTCGCACCCGGTATAATGGAGTCAGTAAACACGGCACTCGGTGTGATACTGGCTGTAGTAATTATTCCAATCTTAGCCTCGATGGCTTCAGTTGTCGTGGGCATACTACCTTACGACAAGGAGATACGCAACACGTCGGTGAGTAAGAGATCCGCGGTGAAGAAGTTCGTAATCGGACTTTCGTTTGTACTGATTCCGGTTATGGTGTGGTTCTTCGTGATTGCGAACTTCTCGGATCTTCTGTCGAGCCTTCCGGCTATGATAATCTCCTTCGGTGTCTTCATCCTAGGAGTGATGGCACTGTCGCCGTACCTAGCACTAGTCCTCCAGGACACCCACGACTTCGACGATCACGACCTCCGAGAAAGACTCCATGGATTCTGCGAGACACAGGGATACAGCGTACGTGGTATAAAGCTGATCGAGGGTAAAAAACAGAAGACTGCAAATGCCTTGGTAGCCGGAACTGTACCCGGCTTCAGCTACGTCTTTCTGACCGACTATCTAGTGGAAGAGTTCGACGAGGCGGAGATGGAGTCAGTTTTGGCTCACGAGATCGGACATCTCAAGAAAAGGCATCTCTGGATAAAAGGCATCGCGGGGTTCGTCTTCTTTGCTGTCTGGATAACTCTGACTATGAAGACCGACGTAATGTCGTCGCTAGAGGAGACCTACGGCTTCTACGGAAGCTTCCTTCCCAACTTCGGTGTAATTACGCTGTATATACTCTTCGTACAGGGCATCCTGAGCCAGAGGCTGGAGTACGCCGCCGACGAGTACGCCGCGGATGTGACGGGAACCGAGACCACCGTATCAGCACTTGAGAAGCTTGCCGAGGCGAACACACAGAAGAAGAAAACAGGCAAGCTGTATAATCTACTCTCACTCCATCCCTCGATAGATGAAAGGGTCGAAAACCTTAGATAA
- a CDS encoding CopG family transcriptional regulator, with protein MPKISVDVPRELLEDVEEHVGDDRKFVSMSDAVRSSLRKMLDQMDEIDRRRGRIDETEGGD; from the coding sequence ATGCCCAAGATAAGCGTCGACGTCCCGCGTGAGCTCTTAGAGGACGTCGAGGAACACGTCGGAGACGACCGTAAGTTCGTCTCTATGTCGGACGCCGTCAGGAGCTCCCTGAGGAAGATGCTCGATCAGATGGACGAGATAGACAGGAGAAGGGGAAGGATAGACGAGACCGAGGGGGGCGACTGA
- a CDS encoding 7-carboxy-7-deazaguanine synthase QueE encodes MYISEIFYSVQGEGRLVGVPSVFIRTSGCNLRCSWCDSAYTSWNPEGDEMTVDEVVEEAESYGASHYVVTGGEPLIHDEIGELCERLDGHVTVETNATVYDENEIDADLMSLSPKLSNSTPDTGGDWDERHDERRIDTEVIQRWISNYDYQLKFVVTDEDDLEEIDGILGDVEADDGKVVLMPEGTDSETVRQRARWIAEICKERGFRLSPRLHVDIYGDERGR; translated from the coding sequence ATGTACATAAGCGAGATATTCTACTCGGTACAGGGGGAAGGACGTCTCGTCGGAGTTCCGAGTGTCTTCATACGTACGTCGGGCTGTAACCTCCGGTGTAGCTGGTGTGACTCCGCCTACACGTCGTGGAACCCCGAGGGCGACGAGATGACGGTCGACGAGGTCGTCGAGGAGGCGGAGAGCTACGGCGCGTCACATTACGTAGTGACGGGAGGCGAGCCCCTCATACACGACGAGATAGGCGAACTCTGCGAAAGACTCGACGGACACGTGACTGTCGAGACTAACGCCACAGTCTACGACGAGAACGAGATAGACGCCGACCTGATGTCTCTGTCTCCGAAGCTCTCGAACTCGACGCCTGATACCGGAGGCGACTGGGACGAGAGACACGACGAGAGACGTATCGACACCGAAGTCATACAGAGATGGATATCGAACTACGACTACCAGCTCAAGTTCGTGGTGACCGACGAGGACGACTTAGAGGAGATCGACGGGATACTCGGAGACGTAGAAGCAGACGACGGGAAGGTCGTATTAATGCCAGAGGGAACCGACTCCGAGACTGTCAGACAGAGAGCGAGATGGATAGCTGAGATCTGTAAGGAACGCGGATTCCGTCTCTCGCCACGTCTCCACGTCGACATATACGGAGACGAGAGAGGTAGATAG